In Monomorium pharaonis isolate MP-MQ-018 chromosome 3, ASM1337386v2, whole genome shotgun sequence, a genomic segment contains:
- the LOC105835463 gene encoding dnaJ homolog subfamily C member 5 isoform X1, with translation MDRRKMSTAGDSLYQILEVPKTATSEDIKKTYRKLALKYHPDKNPNNPEAAEKFKEINRAHAILTDLTKRNIYDNYGSLGLYVAEQFGEENVNAYFVVTSGWCKALFIICGILTGCYCCCCCFCCCYFCCGKCKPAPPEDTGAYHNLQLQSMSARKEYLSRYLIAKTSSLRSSCNLYMIDVCIKRNLNPEAVVTNQPRGFGKEDESDDDAVTSQPQSGTSQNASNVQQPIFAMPAPGSAAPASTVNESTNLNSGGERVIYTTAAATNPFIGPNAPTSDTGPTRW, from the exons ATGGACAGGAGAAAAATGtc TACAGCAGGGGACTCCCTCTATCAGATTTTGGAAGTTCCAAAAACTGCTACTTCggaagatattaaaaagacTTATAGAAAACTAGCCCTGAAATATCATCCTGACAAAAATCCTAACAATCCAGAAGCAGCTGaaaag tttaaagaaataaatagagCACATGCTATACTGACAGATTTAACGAAAcgtaatatatatgataactATGGATCTCTTGGTCTATACGTCGCAGAGCAGTTTGGAGAAGAAAATGTTAACGCTTACTTTGTTGTCACCTCTGGATGGTGCAAG gCTCTATTCATAATCTGTGGAATACTTACTGGTTGTTActgttgttgctgttgtttCTGCTGTTGCTATTTCTGTTGCGGTAAATGTAAACCAGCTCCTCCCGAGGATACCGGTGCATACCATAATTTACAG TTGCAAAGCATGTCAGCGAGGAAAGAATATCTTAGTAgatatttaattgcaaaaacaaGCAGTTTAAGGAGTTCATGCAACTTATATATGATCGACGTATGCATAAAA cGGAACCTGAATCCAGAGGCTGTTGTGACAAATCAACCGCGAGGTTTTGGCAAG GAAGACGAAAGCGATGATGACGCTGTGACATCTCAACCTCAAAGTGGTACATCGCAAAATGCGTCTAATGTGCAGCAACCAATATTTGCTATGCCTGCACCAGGATCAGCGGCACCAGCATCTACGGTCAACGAAAGCACGAATCTAAACAGTGGCGGTGAACGTGTGATTTATACTACTG CGGCTGCTACAAATCCATTCATAGGACCCAATGCACCTACGAGTGACACTGGACCAACCAGATGGTAG
- the LOC105835463 gene encoding dnaJ homolog subfamily C member 5 isoform X3: MDRRKMSTAGDSLYQILEVPKTATSEDIKKTYRKLALKYHPDKNPNNPEAAEKFKEINRAHAILTDLTKRNIYDNYGSLGLYVAEQFGEENVNAYFVVTSGWCKALFIICGILTGCYCCCCCFCCCYFCCGKCKPAPPEDTGAYHNLQRNLNPEAVVTNQPRGFGKEDESDDDAVTSQPQSGTSQNASNVQQPIFAMPAPGSAAPASTVNESTNLNSGGERVIYTTAAATNPFIGPNAPTSDTGPTRW, translated from the exons ATGGACAGGAGAAAAATGtc TACAGCAGGGGACTCCCTCTATCAGATTTTGGAAGTTCCAAAAACTGCTACTTCggaagatattaaaaagacTTATAGAAAACTAGCCCTGAAATATCATCCTGACAAAAATCCTAACAATCCAGAAGCAGCTGaaaag tttaaagaaataaatagagCACATGCTATACTGACAGATTTAACGAAAcgtaatatatatgataactATGGATCTCTTGGTCTATACGTCGCAGAGCAGTTTGGAGAAGAAAATGTTAACGCTTACTTTGTTGTCACCTCTGGATGGTGCAAG gCTCTATTCATAATCTGTGGAATACTTACTGGTTGTTActgttgttgctgttgtttCTGCTGTTGCTATTTCTGTTGCGGTAAATGTAAACCAGCTCCTCCCGAGGATACCGGTGCATACCATAATTTACAG cGGAACCTGAATCCAGAGGCTGTTGTGACAAATCAACCGCGAGGTTTTGGCAAG GAAGACGAAAGCGATGATGACGCTGTGACATCTCAACCTCAAAGTGGTACATCGCAAAATGCGTCTAATGTGCAGCAACCAATATTTGCTATGCCTGCACCAGGATCAGCGGCACCAGCATCTACGGTCAACGAAAGCACGAATCTAAACAGTGGCGGTGAACGTGTGATTTATACTACTG CGGCTGCTACAAATCCATTCATAGGACCCAATGCACCTACGAGTGACACTGGACCAACCAGATGGTAG
- the LOC105835463 gene encoding dnaJ homolog subfamily C member 5 isoform X2 yields the protein MDRRKMSTAGDSLYQILEVPKTATSEDIKKTYRKLALKYHPDKNPNNPEAAEKFKEINRAHAILTDLTKRNIYDNYGSLGLYVAEQFGEENVNAYFVVTSGWCKALFIICGILTGCYCCCCCFCCCYFCCGKCKPAPPEDTGAYHNLQLQSMSARKEYLSRYLIAKTSSLRSSCNLYMIDVCIKRNLNPEAVVTNQPRGFGKEDESDDDAVTSQPQSGTSQNASNVQQPIFAMPAPGSAAPASTVNESTNLNSGGERVIYTTGICHN from the exons ATGGACAGGAGAAAAATGtc TACAGCAGGGGACTCCCTCTATCAGATTTTGGAAGTTCCAAAAACTGCTACTTCggaagatattaaaaagacTTATAGAAAACTAGCCCTGAAATATCATCCTGACAAAAATCCTAACAATCCAGAAGCAGCTGaaaag tttaaagaaataaatagagCACATGCTATACTGACAGATTTAACGAAAcgtaatatatatgataactATGGATCTCTTGGTCTATACGTCGCAGAGCAGTTTGGAGAAGAAAATGTTAACGCTTACTTTGTTGTCACCTCTGGATGGTGCAAG gCTCTATTCATAATCTGTGGAATACTTACTGGTTGTTActgttgttgctgttgtttCTGCTGTTGCTATTTCTGTTGCGGTAAATGTAAACCAGCTCCTCCCGAGGATACCGGTGCATACCATAATTTACAG TTGCAAAGCATGTCAGCGAGGAAAGAATATCTTAGTAgatatttaattgcaaaaacaaGCAGTTTAAGGAGTTCATGCAACTTATATATGATCGACGTATGCATAAAA cGGAACCTGAATCCAGAGGCTGTTGTGACAAATCAACCGCGAGGTTTTGGCAAG GAAGACGAAAGCGATGATGACGCTGTGACATCTCAACCTCAAAGTGGTACATCGCAAAATGCGTCTAATGTGCAGCAACCAATATTTGCTATGCCTGCACCAGGATCAGCGGCACCAGCATCTACGGTCAACGAAAGCACGAATCTAAACAGTGGCGGTGAACGTGTGATTTATACTACTG ggaTTTGccacaattaa
- the LOC105835463 gene encoding dnaJ homolog subfamily C member 5 isoform X4, which translates to MDRRKMSTAGDSLYQILEVPKTATSEDIKKTYRKLALKYHPDKNPNNPEAAEKFKEINRAHAILTDLTKRNIYDNYGSLGLYVAEQFGEENVNAYFVVTSGWCKALFIICGILTGCYCCCCCFCCCYFCCGKCKPAPPEDTGAYHNLQEDESDDDAVTSQPQSGTSQNASNVQQPIFAMPAPGSAAPASTVNESTNLNSGGERVIYTTAAATNPFIGPNAPTSDTGPTRW; encoded by the exons ATGGACAGGAGAAAAATGtc TACAGCAGGGGACTCCCTCTATCAGATTTTGGAAGTTCCAAAAACTGCTACTTCggaagatattaaaaagacTTATAGAAAACTAGCCCTGAAATATCATCCTGACAAAAATCCTAACAATCCAGAAGCAGCTGaaaag tttaaagaaataaatagagCACATGCTATACTGACAGATTTAACGAAAcgtaatatatatgataactATGGATCTCTTGGTCTATACGTCGCAGAGCAGTTTGGAGAAGAAAATGTTAACGCTTACTTTGTTGTCACCTCTGGATGGTGCAAG gCTCTATTCATAATCTGTGGAATACTTACTGGTTGTTActgttgttgctgttgtttCTGCTGTTGCTATTTCTGTTGCGGTAAATGTAAACCAGCTCCTCCCGAGGATACCGGTGCATACCATAATTTACAG GAAGACGAAAGCGATGATGACGCTGTGACATCTCAACCTCAAAGTGGTACATCGCAAAATGCGTCTAATGTGCAGCAACCAATATTTGCTATGCCTGCACCAGGATCAGCGGCACCAGCATCTACGGTCAACGAAAGCACGAATCTAAACAGTGGCGGTGAACGTGTGATTTATACTACTG CGGCTGCTACAAATCCATTCATAGGACCCAATGCACCTACGAGTGACACTGGACCAACCAGATGGTAG
- the LOC105831738 gene encoding major royal jelly protein 3, translated as MKYFLFALSILSVVLRLSFGNLQLMHQWKYIDFLWESSQQKQQAIDSGKYDPKAIFLYDADIAPDGRVFVTVARDQGAPVSVMTVTDKHGEGGPILRPYPDWSWYKDDCNGITGGVYQVEIKCNHLFVVDGAKIGYDKSCPAQLLIFNLSTNKLAKRVIIPDNIANINNTGLLTSMAIYAPSCQGIINNVTVFISDTKGFGLVMYNARSSKICRINSDFMKPSVSAMITTNLTLEIAVGIFTMTLIRNELYYSTLPGNKIYKLDVSKLINKDDCSLSISEANKLTQLVASLSGQTVAITSEDCTIFFSNILETSVLCADTSKKINFDNMMVIAQDSEVLQFPSALKNKQNKLLIVSNKYERQLTDTLNINEINFRVFSIDMQHLRKRTNCFSSCSYKGSS; from the exons ATGAAGTATTTTCTGTTTGCCCTGTCGATTTTATCGGTAGTACTTAGATTGAGTTTTGGAAATCTGCAGTTAATGCACCAATGGAAATACATTGATTTTCTATGGGAGAGTTCACAGCAGAAGCAACAAGCGATAGATTCCGGAAAATATGACCCCAAAGCAATATTTCTATATGATGCAGACATAGCACCAG ATGGTAGAGTATTCGTTACTGTGGCAAGGGACCAGGGTGCACCAGTAAGTGTGATGACAGTAACTGACAAACACGGAGAAGGTGGTCCAATTTTGCGTCCATATCCGGATTGGTCTTGGTATAAAGATGATTGCAATGGTATTACAGGTGGTGTTTACCAAGTAGAA ATAAAATGCAATCATCTTTTCGTAGTAGATGGTGCCAAAATCGGATATGATAAATCATGCCCGGCccaattattgatatttaatttatcaacaaATAAATTAGCTAAACGTGTTATTATCCCGGATAACATtgctaatataaataacactGGATTATTGACATCAATGGCTATTTATGCTCCAAGTTGTCAAggcattataaataatgtgacT GTGTTCATCAGTGACACAAAAGGTTTTGGTTTAGTAATGTATAACGCACGTTCTTCAAAAATCTGCAGAATCAATTCTGATTTTATGAAACCATCCGTTTCTGCTATGATTACAACAAATTTAACTCTTGAAATTGCTGTTGGCATTTTTACTATGACGCTTATTCGTAATG AGTTATATTATTCTACTTTGCCGggcaacaaaatatataaattagacgTATCAAAGTTAATAAACAAAGATGATTGTTCACTAAGTATTAGTGAAGCTAACAAGTTAACTCAACTTGTTGCATCATTATCAGGCCAGACAGTAGCGATAACATCTGAAGactgtacaatattttttagcaATATTCTCGAAACATCTGTCTTATGCGCAGACacttctaagaaaattaacttCGATAATATG atggTTATCGCTCAAGATTCTgaagttttacaatttccaagtgcgttgaaaaataaacagaatAAACTCTTAATCGTATCGAATAAATATGAACGTCAACTTACtgatacattaaatataaatgaaataaactttCGTGTATTCTCGATTGATATGCAACATTTACGAAAACGGACAAATTGCTTTTCATCTTGCAGCTACAAG GGGAGTAGCTAA